In the genome of Diachasmimorpha longicaudata isolate KC_UGA_2023 chromosome 19, iyDiaLong2, whole genome shotgun sequence, one region contains:
- the LOC135171231 gene encoding uncharacterized protein LOC135171231 isoform X2, with the protein MGVLSLFTDAIYYISDQKHVFIRGKKCSVKYSDNRKYAARVLAVSRNEEILVKLKSTAEGTIDETGEYWVCCSPSELTYAQVSKEMAQDTGNRFLFVDKSVLPNPLNGGTRIRALTVDHLDDLEGFFDHASKFMKLEKTSNMNSLSPIEPLNLPLINPGESDDREESSSKMENDNSTVFVDPRITWTDDERSTVLSAFNNMLMVGKIPSGAQMQTLIYSNSCLKHRTVPQMRSWLHTQKTKKITNASTESSQKSKKKVHESYSDSPKNTISSECPYDLNTIKKILPVSGEIATGTSIETNTDGDDLNNNRPEVDCQTSDVLQALKLHRNISSSETIASKQVSSFHVNNTDTDAISKVNDSHLKVQETILPISDIHNDMKKVNYNATGNQLEQVTNPPPPAAVTGFEALQPSIPDLQAPAVEIMKPMSLPPPHTSDIADSTMIRKNVRNGTERTIVPTLVEIVAKDEYPGVKATQQSVEELDLKKSGYSNSPVPPEKIGETEGTIILTPSTTLKYQKDGDRQLSTNIDGLLQYSIPAPDGIQLLPNVNFSLTETPLSTSAFEKLVDNFNTGISEQAERKINPFHFTVFQDIDSYPASPPGEMHPDQRAPSTTESMVNAPITAKKDPKPRKNWIEKVEIINFPKVKIFPETRTSTSAKRQLRFPNEDSQKIDESPTDALGDPVHHSTMNEPEISPSLKGNIESNREVIQSDRETQWSESDESRDDGDDDYVPRAEPSSDEDGDMDLVSDEEDVVQNKGVTKRNVSRESLNITLGDNPVLSAPDDRELRVDPAASVTKKHFCLYCQKMQSKLARHIEHKHHDEEDVKKFIQLPPKSKERQQIIATIRKNGDYLHNTDKRYNTGKLLVTRRPNIRMKKTAEDYITCGNCKGQYARSDLRHHFRRCTKRDGRRERVAMVKGRKIAARVNERASRDVRAYIFPYMREDEVVRCIRYDLLITIFANKQCQKYGTNHHLYQMIRARLRLLGRFLLTIRSIDNRISEFSDIFNPRFYDNSIEAVRVVAGFDEVSRTFKTPAVASNLGTLLKHVGDCLRSECIKMEHVEQQRRVEDFLKLLSEDFGTSINRVVTETQTRNNRRKEVILPTTEDIKKLFNLITTERCKCLSDLQEGFSFEVWNQLGKMSLLSLQIFNRRRPGETERILLEDFRSYKGLNHSANKEAYNALSEEGKRLAQKYVRFEIRGKLGRGVPVLVDNEVLECLELIISHREQAGVPPKNDYLFGLPSTDKDRLRYHRACDLMREYSTKCGAEIPSALRGTQLRKHIATRCINLNLTRGEVTDIANFMGHHENIHKNIYRQPVLETDIVKISKILNTAQGFGESDDSDDDGIHVPSTSRLSSSRGDIHDEPSTSSNGFTGKSDQSFGHSSLNPATPRRWSENQRKTVLSTFRKKLAAGKIPTGIEMQKVIDSSPCLKGRTVPQLRSWLHTQKKKNSMG; encoded by the exons gaaatgaggaaattttggTCAAATTAAAGTCTACTGCAGAGGGTACAATCGACGAAACTGGCGAGTACTGGGTGTGCTGCAGCCCATCAGAACTAACTTACGCTCAAGTGTCCAAAGAAATGGCTCAAGATACAG GGAATCGTTTTCTGTTCGTGGACAAGAGCGTTCTGCCTAACCCACTGAATGGAGGAACCCGTATTCGCGCTTTAACCGTGGATCATTTGGATGATCTGGAAGGATTCTTTG ATCATGCTTCAAAATTCATGAAACTGGAAAAAACTTCAAATATGAATTCCTTATCTCCAATCGAGCCACTCAATTTACCGCTCATAAATCCTGGAGAGAGTGATGACAGGGAAGAATCATCATCCAAGATGGAGAACGACAATTCTACAGTTTTTGTGGACCCTAGAATCACCTGGACCGACGACGAGCGTTCAACAGTTCTATCAGCCTTCAATAATATGTTGATGGTCGGAAAAATTCCATCAGGGGCTCAGATGCAGACTCTCATATACAGCAATAGCTGTTTGAAGCATCGCACTGTCCCTCAAATGAGAAGCTGGTTGCACACgcagaaaacaaaaaaaatcaccaatgCTTCCACTGAATCAAGTcagaaaagcaaaaaaaaagtgcacgAATCATATTCGGATTCCCCAAAAAACACAATATCATCAGAATGTCCATATGATCTCAACACCATAAAGAAAATTCTTCCGGTATCTGGGGAGATAGCCACGGGGACATCAATCGAGACGAACACTGATGGCGATGATCTCAACAACAATCGACCTGAAGTCGACTGCCAAACTAGCGACGTCCTTCAAGCTTTGAAGCTTCATCGCAATATTTCATCCTCTGAAACTATTGCTTCTAAGCAAGTATCCTCATTCCACGTGAATAATACAGATACCGATGCCATCTCCAAGGTAAATGACTCACATCTGAAGGTTCAAGAAACTATCCTTCCTATATCAGACATTCATAATGATATGAAGAAGGTCAACTACAACGCAACTGGTAACCAATTGGAGCAGGTGACGAATCCTCCCCCACCAGCTGCCGTCACAGGTTTCGAGGCTCTTCAGCCTTCGATACCAGATCTTCAGGCACCAGCCGTTGAGATCATGAAGCCTATGTCCTTACCTCCACCTCATACTAGTGATATAGCCGACAGTACCATGATTCGGAAGAACGTTCGAAATGGCACTGAAAGAACCATCGTGCCAACTTTAGTCGAAATAGTTGCGAAG GACGAATATCCAGGAGTCAAGGCAACACAGCAGTCGGTTGAAGAGCTGGATTTGAAGAAAAGTGGATACTCAAATTCTCCTGTTCCACcagaaaaaattggggaaacgGAAGGAACAATAATATTAACTCCTTCAACCACACTGAAGTATCAGAAAGATGGAGACCGTCAACTTTCTACCAACATCGATGGACTACTGCAATATTCTATTCCAGCTCCTGACGGAATTCAATTGTTGCCCAACGTGAATTTCTCGCTGACTGAAACTCCTCTAAGCACCTCGGCATTTGAGAAACTGGTGGATAATTTCAATACCGGAATATCTGAGCAAGCAGAACGTAAAATCAATCCTTTCCATTTTACGGTATTCCAAGACATCGATTCATATCCTGCCTCTCCTCCTGGGGAAATGCATCCTGATCAGCGAGCACCTTCCACAACGGAGTCGATGGTGAATGCTCCAATCACAGCGAAGAAGGACCCAAAGCCACGCAAGAATTGGATAGAAAAAGTGGAAATTATCAACTTTCCCAAGGTCAAGATATTTCCTGAGACAAGGACATCTACAAGCGCTAAACGTCAATTACGTTTTCCTAATGAGGACTCCCAGAAAATCGATGAATCTCCCACTGATGCATTAGGAGACCCCGTGCATCATTCCACCATGAATGAACCTGAAATATCACCAAGCCTCAAGGGCAATATTGAGAGCAACAGAGAAGTGATTCAGAGCGATAGGGAAACTCAATGGAGCGAATCTGACGAATCGAGGGatgatggtgatgatgattacgTGCCAAGAGCAGAACCATCATCGGACGAAGACGGGGACATGGATCTAGTTTCGGATGAGGAAGATGTTGTTCAAAATAAAGGCGTCACAAAACGAAACGTATCTCGTGAATCACTGAATATCACTTTGGGAGATAATCCAGTACTTTCTGCGCCAGATGACAGAGAACTGAGGGTGGATCCAGCTGCATCGGTcacgaaaaaacatttttgtttgTATTGTCAGAAAATGCAATCGAAACTAGCTAGACACATAGAACACAAACATCATGATGAGGAGGATGTCAAAAAATTTATCCAGCTTCCCCCAAAGAGCAAGGAGAGGCAGCAAATCATTGCTACAATCCGGAAGAATGGAGACTATTTGCACAATACGGATAAGAGATATAACACTGGAAAATTGCTTGTTACCAGGCGACCTAATAtccgaatgaaaaaaactgcCGAAGATTATATCACGTGTGGTAATTGTAAAGGGCAATACGCTAGGAGTGATTTACGTCATCATTTCCGTCGGTGCACTAAGCGTGATGGGAGACGCGAACGGGTTGCCATGGTTAAAGGGAGGAAAATCGCTGCTCGCGTAAACGAGAGGGCAAGTCGTGATGTGAGAGCATACATTTTTCCTTACATGCGTGAAGATGAGGTGGTTCGTTGCATTCGCTATGATTTGTTGATCACAATTTTTGCCAATAAACAGTGCCAAAAATATGGCACTAATCATCATTTGTACCAAATGATTAGAGCCAGACTACGTCTTCTAGGTCGATTTCTATTGACAATAAGGTCAATAGACAATcgaatttcagaattttctgatattttcAATCCTCGGTTCTACGACAACTCCATAGAAGCTGTTCGAGTAGTCGCAGGATTTGATGAAGTGAGCAGAACATTTAAAACCCCAGCAGTTGCCTCTAATTTGGGTACATTATTGAAGCATGTAGGCGATTGCTTGAGATCTGAGTGCATTAAGATGGAGCATGTTGAACAGCAGAGACGAGTTgaagattttctaaagttaTTGTCCGAGGATTTCGGAACCAGCATCAATCGAGTGGTTACCGAGACACAGACACGAAACAATCGTCGAAAAGAAGTGATTCTACCCACAACTGAGgacatcaaaaaattattcaatttgatcACAACTGAACGATGTAAATGTCTTTCCGATCTCCAAGAAGGATTTTCATTTGAAGTTTGGAATCAGCTAGGTAAAATGTCCTTACTATCTCTACAGATATTCAATCGTCGTCGACCAGGGGAAACTGAACGAATACTCCTAGAAGATTTCCGCAGCTACAAAGGTCTGAATCATTCAGCAAACAAAGAAGCATATAATGCTTTGAGTGAAGAGGGAAAACGACTAGCACAAAAGTATGTCAGGTTTGAAATCAGAGGAAAGCTTGGTCGAGGCGTACCGGTATTAGTGGACAATGAGGTACTGGAATGTTTGGAACTCATAATTTCCCATCGAGAACAGGCAGGTGTCCCACCAAAGAATGACTACTTGTTTGGCTTGCCATCAACAGATAAGGATCGTCTACGTTATCATAGGGCCTGTGACCTTATGAGGGAATATTCCACAAAGTGTGGGGCTGAGATTCCCAGCGCCTTACGTGGTACCCAACTAAGGAAACACATTGCTACTAGATGTATAAACCTCAATCTAACAAGAGGCGAGGTTACAGATATCGCAAATTTTATGGGCCACcatgaaaatattcacaaaaacaTTTATCGCCAACCTGTGCTGGAAACAGATATTGTGAAGATCTCGAAGATTCTTAATACTGCTCAAGGGTTTGGTGAATCTGATGATTCAGATGATGATGGTATCCATGTCCCAAGTACCTCGAGGCTGAGCTCCTCCCGCGGAGACATCCATGACGAACCCAGTACTTCCAGCAACGGTTTCACCGGCAAATCTGATCAATCATTCGGCCACTCCAGCCTCAATCCTGCGACACCGAGACGATGGAGCGAGAACCAACGGAAAACTGTATTGTCTACGTTTAGGAAGAAGCTGGCTGCAGGAAAAATTCCAACGGGAATAGAAATGCAGAAAGTCATTGATTCGAGTCCCTGTTTGAAAGGACGTACGGTGCCTCAGTTAAGATCGTGGTTGCACACGCAGAAGAAGAAGAATTCCATGGGTTAA
- the LOC135171231 gene encoding uncharacterized protein LOC135171231 isoform X1, with translation MGVLSLFTDAIYYISDQKHVFIRGKKCSVKYSDNRKYAARVLAVSRNEEILVKLKSTAEGTIDETGEYWVCCSPSELTYAQVSKEMAQDTGNRFLFVDKSVLPNPLNGGTRIRALTVDHLDDLEGFFDHASKFMKLEKTSNMNSLSPIEPLNLPLINPGESDDREESSSKMENDNSTVFVDPRITWTDDERSTVLSAFNNMLMVGKIPSGAQMQTLIYSNSCLKHRTVPQMRSWLHTQKTKKITNASTESSQKSKKKVHESYSDSPKNTISSECPYDLNTIKKILPVSGEIATGTSIETNTDGDDLNNNRPEVDCQTSDVLQALKLHRNISSSETIASKQVSSFHVNNTDTDAISKVNDSHLKVQETILPISDIHNDMKKVNYNATGNQLEQVTNPPPPAAVTGFEALQPSIPDLQAPAVEIMKPMSLPPPHTSDIADSTMIRKNVRNGTERTIVPTLVEIVAKVLSTPQINKDQSDNTSIMETFQDEYPGVKATQQSVEELDLKKSGYSNSPVPPEKIGETEGTIILTPSTTLKYQKDGDRQLSTNIDGLLQYSIPAPDGIQLLPNVNFSLTETPLSTSAFEKLVDNFNTGISEQAERKINPFHFTVFQDIDSYPASPPGEMHPDQRAPSTTESMVNAPITAKKDPKPRKNWIEKVEIINFPKVKIFPETRTSTSAKRQLRFPNEDSQKIDESPTDALGDPVHHSTMNEPEISPSLKGNIESNREVIQSDRETQWSESDESRDDGDDDYVPRAEPSSDEDGDMDLVSDEEDVVQNKGVTKRNVSRESLNITLGDNPVLSAPDDRELRVDPAASVTKKHFCLYCQKMQSKLARHIEHKHHDEEDVKKFIQLPPKSKERQQIIATIRKNGDYLHNTDKRYNTGKLLVTRRPNIRMKKTAEDYITCGNCKGQYARSDLRHHFRRCTKRDGRRERVAMVKGRKIAARVNERASRDVRAYIFPYMREDEVVRCIRYDLLITIFANKQCQKYGTNHHLYQMIRARLRLLGRFLLTIRSIDNRISEFSDIFNPRFYDNSIEAVRVVAGFDEVSRTFKTPAVASNLGTLLKHVGDCLRSECIKMEHVEQQRRVEDFLKLLSEDFGTSINRVVTETQTRNNRRKEVILPTTEDIKKLFNLITTERCKCLSDLQEGFSFEVWNQLGKMSLLSLQIFNRRRPGETERILLEDFRSYKGLNHSANKEAYNALSEEGKRLAQKYVRFEIRGKLGRGVPVLVDNEVLECLELIISHREQAGVPPKNDYLFGLPSTDKDRLRYHRACDLMREYSTKCGAEIPSALRGTQLRKHIATRCINLNLTRGEVTDIANFMGHHENIHKNIYRQPVLETDIVKISKILNTAQGFGESDDSDDDGIHVPSTSRLSSSRGDIHDEPSTSSNGFTGKSDQSFGHSSLNPATPRRWSENQRKTVLSTFRKKLAAGKIPTGIEMQKVIDSSPCLKGRTVPQLRSWLHTQKKKNSMG, from the exons gaaatgaggaaattttggTCAAATTAAAGTCTACTGCAGAGGGTACAATCGACGAAACTGGCGAGTACTGGGTGTGCTGCAGCCCATCAGAACTAACTTACGCTCAAGTGTCCAAAGAAATGGCTCAAGATACAG GGAATCGTTTTCTGTTCGTGGACAAGAGCGTTCTGCCTAACCCACTGAATGGAGGAACCCGTATTCGCGCTTTAACCGTGGATCATTTGGATGATCTGGAAGGATTCTTTG ATCATGCTTCAAAATTCATGAAACTGGAAAAAACTTCAAATATGAATTCCTTATCTCCAATCGAGCCACTCAATTTACCGCTCATAAATCCTGGAGAGAGTGATGACAGGGAAGAATCATCATCCAAGATGGAGAACGACAATTCTACAGTTTTTGTGGACCCTAGAATCACCTGGACCGACGACGAGCGTTCAACAGTTCTATCAGCCTTCAATAATATGTTGATGGTCGGAAAAATTCCATCAGGGGCTCAGATGCAGACTCTCATATACAGCAATAGCTGTTTGAAGCATCGCACTGTCCCTCAAATGAGAAGCTGGTTGCACACgcagaaaacaaaaaaaatcaccaatgCTTCCACTGAATCAAGTcagaaaagcaaaaaaaaagtgcacgAATCATATTCGGATTCCCCAAAAAACACAATATCATCAGAATGTCCATATGATCTCAACACCATAAAGAAAATTCTTCCGGTATCTGGGGAGATAGCCACGGGGACATCAATCGAGACGAACACTGATGGCGATGATCTCAACAACAATCGACCTGAAGTCGACTGCCAAACTAGCGACGTCCTTCAAGCTTTGAAGCTTCATCGCAATATTTCATCCTCTGAAACTATTGCTTCTAAGCAAGTATCCTCATTCCACGTGAATAATACAGATACCGATGCCATCTCCAAGGTAAATGACTCACATCTGAAGGTTCAAGAAACTATCCTTCCTATATCAGACATTCATAATGATATGAAGAAGGTCAACTACAACGCAACTGGTAACCAATTGGAGCAGGTGACGAATCCTCCCCCACCAGCTGCCGTCACAGGTTTCGAGGCTCTTCAGCCTTCGATACCAGATCTTCAGGCACCAGCCGTTGAGATCATGAAGCCTATGTCCTTACCTCCACCTCATACTAGTGATATAGCCGACAGTACCATGATTCGGAAGAACGTTCGAAATGGCACTGAAAGAACCATCGTGCCAACTTTAGTCGAAATAGTTGCGAAGGTATTGTCCACCCCCCAAATCAATAAAGATCAAAGCGATAATACATCGATAATGGAAACATTTCAGGACGAATATCCAGGAGTCAAGGCAACACAGCAGTCGGTTGAAGAGCTGGATTTGAAGAAAAGTGGATACTCAAATTCTCCTGTTCCACcagaaaaaattggggaaacgGAAGGAACAATAATATTAACTCCTTCAACCACACTGAAGTATCAGAAAGATGGAGACCGTCAACTTTCTACCAACATCGATGGACTACTGCAATATTCTATTCCAGCTCCTGACGGAATTCAATTGTTGCCCAACGTGAATTTCTCGCTGACTGAAACTCCTCTAAGCACCTCGGCATTTGAGAAACTGGTGGATAATTTCAATACCGGAATATCTGAGCAAGCAGAACGTAAAATCAATCCTTTCCATTTTACGGTATTCCAAGACATCGATTCATATCCTGCCTCTCCTCCTGGGGAAATGCATCCTGATCAGCGAGCACCTTCCACAACGGAGTCGATGGTGAATGCTCCAATCACAGCGAAGAAGGACCCAAAGCCACGCAAGAATTGGATAGAAAAAGTGGAAATTATCAACTTTCCCAAGGTCAAGATATTTCCTGAGACAAGGACATCTACAAGCGCTAAACGTCAATTACGTTTTCCTAATGAGGACTCCCAGAAAATCGATGAATCTCCCACTGATGCATTAGGAGACCCCGTGCATCATTCCACCATGAATGAACCTGAAATATCACCAAGCCTCAAGGGCAATATTGAGAGCAACAGAGAAGTGATTCAGAGCGATAGGGAAACTCAATGGAGCGAATCTGACGAATCGAGGGatgatggtgatgatgattacgTGCCAAGAGCAGAACCATCATCGGACGAAGACGGGGACATGGATCTAGTTTCGGATGAGGAAGATGTTGTTCAAAATAAAGGCGTCACAAAACGAAACGTATCTCGTGAATCACTGAATATCACTTTGGGAGATAATCCAGTACTTTCTGCGCCAGATGACAGAGAACTGAGGGTGGATCCAGCTGCATCGGTcacgaaaaaacatttttgtttgTATTGTCAGAAAATGCAATCGAAACTAGCTAGACACATAGAACACAAACATCATGATGAGGAGGATGTCAAAAAATTTATCCAGCTTCCCCCAAAGAGCAAGGAGAGGCAGCAAATCATTGCTACAATCCGGAAGAATGGAGACTATTTGCACAATACGGATAAGAGATATAACACTGGAAAATTGCTTGTTACCAGGCGACCTAATAtccgaatgaaaaaaactgcCGAAGATTATATCACGTGTGGTAATTGTAAAGGGCAATACGCTAGGAGTGATTTACGTCATCATTTCCGTCGGTGCACTAAGCGTGATGGGAGACGCGAACGGGTTGCCATGGTTAAAGGGAGGAAAATCGCTGCTCGCGTAAACGAGAGGGCAAGTCGTGATGTGAGAGCATACATTTTTCCTTACATGCGTGAAGATGAGGTGGTTCGTTGCATTCGCTATGATTTGTTGATCACAATTTTTGCCAATAAACAGTGCCAAAAATATGGCACTAATCATCATTTGTACCAAATGATTAGAGCCAGACTACGTCTTCTAGGTCGATTTCTATTGACAATAAGGTCAATAGACAATcgaatttcagaattttctgatattttcAATCCTCGGTTCTACGACAACTCCATAGAAGCTGTTCGAGTAGTCGCAGGATTTGATGAAGTGAGCAGAACATTTAAAACCCCAGCAGTTGCCTCTAATTTGGGTACATTATTGAAGCATGTAGGCGATTGCTTGAGATCTGAGTGCATTAAGATGGAGCATGTTGAACAGCAGAGACGAGTTgaagattttctaaagttaTTGTCCGAGGATTTCGGAACCAGCATCAATCGAGTGGTTACCGAGACACAGACACGAAACAATCGTCGAAAAGAAGTGATTCTACCCACAACTGAGgacatcaaaaaattattcaatttgatcACAACTGAACGATGTAAATGTCTTTCCGATCTCCAAGAAGGATTTTCATTTGAAGTTTGGAATCAGCTAGGTAAAATGTCCTTACTATCTCTACAGATATTCAATCGTCGTCGACCAGGGGAAACTGAACGAATACTCCTAGAAGATTTCCGCAGCTACAAAGGTCTGAATCATTCAGCAAACAAAGAAGCATATAATGCTTTGAGTGAAGAGGGAAAACGACTAGCACAAAAGTATGTCAGGTTTGAAATCAGAGGAAAGCTTGGTCGAGGCGTACCGGTATTAGTGGACAATGAGGTACTGGAATGTTTGGAACTCATAATTTCCCATCGAGAACAGGCAGGTGTCCCACCAAAGAATGACTACTTGTTTGGCTTGCCATCAACAGATAAGGATCGTCTACGTTATCATAGGGCCTGTGACCTTATGAGGGAATATTCCACAAAGTGTGGGGCTGAGATTCCCAGCGCCTTACGTGGTACCCAACTAAGGAAACACATTGCTACTAGATGTATAAACCTCAATCTAACAAGAGGCGAGGTTACAGATATCGCAAATTTTATGGGCCACcatgaaaatattcacaaaaacaTTTATCGCCAACCTGTGCTGGAAACAGATATTGTGAAGATCTCGAAGATTCTTAATACTGCTCAAGGGTTTGGTGAATCTGATGATTCAGATGATGATGGTATCCATGTCCCAAGTACCTCGAGGCTGAGCTCCTCCCGCGGAGACATCCATGACGAACCCAGTACTTCCAGCAACGGTTTCACCGGCAAATCTGATCAATCATTCGGCCACTCCAGCCTCAATCCTGCGACACCGAGACGATGGAGCGAGAACCAACGGAAAACTGTATTGTCTACGTTTAGGAAGAAGCTGGCTGCAGGAAAAATTCCAACGGGAATAGAAATGCAGAAAGTCATTGATTCGAGTCCCTGTTTGAAAGGACGTACGGTGCCTCAGTTAAGATCGTGGTTGCACACGCAGAAGAAGAAGAATTCCATGGGTTAA